The Macaca nemestrina isolate mMacNem1 chromosome 1, mMacNem.hap1, whole genome shotgun sequence genome contains the following window.
CAGGGATATTACTAGGCTGATGGCCATTTTATGCTAGTTTCTCAGAACAGATAGGTTCTGGACCACTCAGGTGGTATAAATTTGAACTCTGAATTCAAGTGAGAGCAGGTCTAAGATGACAAATTCTCTAGGGATAATCCTCCTTTAACTCCTAATGGAGCCCAGGTCCTGTTATCTCCCTGTATCAGGGAGGTGACTTTTTTCACTAGTTTTCCTGAAGCTGTAGTTCTCCAATAGTCCTTGCTTTAGATTGGGGACTGAAGTCTCATTTTCAACTTACCACCTCTATTGGGCCCAGACTCTTGTCTCTTATACCTGCATGATTGTTAGGACCCAGACTCCTTGGTTCTGGAGATCAGCAAGACACTAATAAGGACAGCTCAGTGGTAGTTTAAACTtactattctttttcatttagtcttcttttcttctggttttAGCTGGAATGTCACTTACTTTCTGTGTGATCAACTATACATTTTAAGTGATTGTTAcattttattcagtatttttagCTGTTTTATAGTATTAGAGGTTTTCCAGTCTATCTGGTTTGCCATAGTGGTGGAAGTGGAAGTCTGTTGTCTGCCTTTTAATTTCGTAGGACTTATTGTTTATGAAGGCTGTTTAAAATACCTTTATTAATCCATTctcctgttttaaaaatgagaaaattacattaaaaaactaaaccttcccctttctctctttccttgggGTATTATTATATGTTTGGTATATATCCCTAGTGAAATGGCTTTCAAAGAAACAAACCAGTCTTCATATCACCCTTAACATCTGGGACATTTGTCTTACAGTGCCAAAGGATACATTTTGTAGAAGCTGCCTGTTGCCTGGGTCGGGCCAACTCACACCTGAATTCCACTTACAAATACACTTTTGGGAGAAGAGATGTTGAAAACGGGCGTGGAGAGATTGCTTTAGTATATTGTGAAGCTCACCATTTATAGCAAGGCAGATGGGTTAATTTGTATCACTTTTAAGTCACAATAGCTCATAagagataatcttttttttttttttttttaaataatcttaggTTTGTTTATTGCTTTGTTACCAAGATCTTCCACATATTGTCTCAGAACAACACTGGGGAGAAATATGGTAGACatcattatgcccattttaccACTAAgtaaaactgaggctcagtttACATTGTTAATGACTCTCCTGAGATTATGCAGGTTGCAGGTGGTAATGATGTTACTATACCCTGCCATGAGAATTGAGGCTTCTTATACGTCTTTTTGCCATGCTGCCACTGGTGACATTCTTTATTAGGGCGAAACGAGGTATCAATATCGGCCATAAAGAACCAGTGTTTTCTTGCAGGTTTATTTGTCATTCATTCAACGAGTTTGAGCCCCTCCTATGATCCAGGCACCAGGAACAGATAGGAGCTCTTTTCTATAACTGGGAGCTAACATGCAGGTTTTACATTTGCTGACTGACGTGCTTTCTACTTTGCTTCCATAGATTGATGATGGTCTCCAGCTGTCAAAGAAGATTGTGGTTGCCAAGAGAAAGGTAACCATTTCTCATCCCCTTGAGTGGAGTTGGATGCCTCTAGGAGTCCACATTGGCTGGCAGTAGACATGGCCGAATTTACAAGCTACAAGGAGACGGCCTCCAGCCGCCACTTGCGATTTAAGCTACAGAGTCTAAGCCGCCGCCTTGATGAGTTGGAGGAAGCCACAAAAAACCTCCAGAAAGCAGAGGATGAGCTCCTGGATCTCCAGGACAAGGTGATTCAGGCAGAAGGTAGCAACTCCAGCATGTTGGCGGAGATTGAAGTGCTGCGCCAGCGGGTGCTGAGAATTGAAGGCAAAGACGAGGAGATTAAGAGAGCAGAGGATCTGTGTCGTCTGATGAAggagaagcttgaagaggaagaaaacctCACCCGGGAGCTGAAATCTGAGATTGAGCGGCTTCAGAAACGAATGGCTGAATTagagaagctggaagaggccttCAGCAGGAGTAAGAATGACTGTACCCAGCTGTGCTTGAGCCTGAATGAGGAGAGAAATCTGACCAAGAAAATCTCCTCTGAGCTAGAAATGCTCAGAGTCAAAGTGAAAGAACTAGAATCTTCTGAGGACCGCTTGGATAAAACTGAGCAGAGTTTAGCGTCAGAGTTAGAAAAGCTGAAATCGTTAACTCTGAGCTTTGTAAGTGAGAGAAAATACTTgaatgaaaaggagaaagaaaatgagaaattgatAAAAGAACTCACTCAAAAACTAGAGCAGAACAAAAAAATGAACCGAGATTATACAAGGAATGCTTCTAATCTGGAAAGAAATGACCTTCGGATTGAGGATGGCATCTCTGCTACACTGCCGTCCAAAGAATCAAGAAGGAAGGGCGCTCTGGACTACCTAAAGCAGGCAGAGAATGAAACAAGaaacaaatcagaaaatgaaaagaacctCAATCAGGAAGACAACAAAGTCAAAGACCTTAACCAGGAGATTGAGAAACTTAAAACACAAATCAAACACTTTGAATCGTTGGAAGAAGAgcttaagaaaatgaaagccaaAAATAATGACCTTCAGGATAATTACCTAAgtgagcaaaataaaaacaaattattagcCAGCCAACTGGAGGAGATAAAGCTACaaatcaagaaacagaaagagTTAGAAAATGGGGAGGTAGAAGGGGAAGATGCTTTCCTGTCCAGCAAAGGCAGACATGAGAGGACTAAGTTTAGAGGCCACGGAAGTGAGGCTCCTGCGTCCAGGCACACAGCACGGGAACTGTCTCCTCAGCATAAGCGGGAACGACTCCGGAACAGGGAGTTTGCTCTCAACAATGAAAACTGTTCTCTGAGCAACAGGCAGGTTTCTTCTCCCAGTTTCGCCAACAGGAGGGCAGCAAAAGCTTCTCACATGGGGGCGAGTACAGACAGTGGAACTCAGGAGACAAAGAAAACTGAAGACCGATTTGCACCCGGATCCTCCCAGAGCGAAGGGAAGAAGTCTAGGGAGCAGCCCTCAGTGCTGAGTCGCTACCCCCCCGCTGCTCAGGAGCACAGTAAAGCGTGGAAGGGGACTCCCAAGCCGGGCACCGAGAGCGGACTGAAGGGAAAAGTGGAGAAGACAACACGAACGTTTAGTGACACCACCCACGGATCTGTTCCCAGTGACACATTGGGTAGAGCTGACAAGGCTTCTGACACCTCCTCTGAGTCTGTCTTTGGCAAGAGGGGACATGTACCTGGCAATGGAAGTCAAGTAACTCACGCTGCAAACTCTGGCTCTTCTAAGGCCATTGGAGCTCTGGCCTCATCTCGAAGATCCTCCTCAGAAGGGTTCTCTAAAGGCAAAAAGGCTGCCAATGGCCTTGAGGCCAATACCAGTTCCTCAAATTCCAAGGCTCCTGTTTTATCAAAGTATCCTTATAGCTCTAGAAGCCAAGAGAACATCCTTCAGGGATTTTCAACCTCACATAGAGAAGGGGTTGATCAACCTGCAGCAGTTGTGATGGAAGACAGCAGTCAGCATGAAGCCTTGAGGTGTCGAGTCATCAAATCCAGTGGCAGAGAGAAGCCAGACTCAGATGATGACTTGGACATAGCATCTCTTGTTACTGCCAAGTTGGTAAATACAACCATCACTCCAGAGCCCGAGCCCAAACCACAGCCTAACTCTAGAGAAAAGGCCAAAGCCCGAGGGGTACCTAGAACCTCCCTGTTTGAGAATGATAAAGATGCTGGAATAGAGAATGAATCTGTGAAATCTGTCAGAGCCTCCACCAATGCCATGGAGCTCCCAGATACCAATGGTGCTGGGGTAAAAAGCCAAAGGCCCTTTAGCCCCAGAGAGGCGTTGCGATCTAGAGCCATCATCAAACCTGTTATTGTTGATAAGGATGTGAAAAAAATCATGGGAGGATCTGGAACAGAGACTACGTTGGAGAAACAGAAACCTGTCTCCAAACCAGGGCCAAACAAAGTGACAAGTAGCATTACTATCTATCCCTCTGACAGCAGCAGCCCCAGAGCTGCTCTGGGTGAGGCCCTGAGGGAGAGGCACACATCCACCAGCAATATCCAGGTGGGGCCGGCAGAGCTCACATCATTTAGCAACCATGTCAGCTCCCCTTTTGAGCTCTCCATTCACAAACATGACATCACCCTGCAGCTTGCAGAAGCGGAGAGAATGGCAGATGGGCCCCTGAAGAACAGGCCAGAAACAGTGGTCTCTCGGAGCAGCATTATAATCAAGCCATCGGATCCTGTGGAGAGGAATAGCCATGCACCTCCAGCGGAGACAATCAGGTGGAAAAGCCATAGTGCCCCTTCAGAAGTGGGCTCCTCAGATGCCAGACATGTTACTGTGCGGAATGCCTGGAAGAGTAGGCGAGACTTGAAATCTTTAGAAGACCCCCCAACTCGAATAGGTAAAAATATGGAATCTGCCAATACCAATGCCtacacccagaggtcttccacaGACTTCTCAGAACTTGAACAGCCCAGGGCCTACCTTATTGAGCAGGGCACTCGAAGGGTAGGACCAAGTTCAGGGGATGCCCCTGAGCCCTCCTCCAGAAGGACCCAAAGTAGCCTCACTGTGTCAGAGGTGCTTACCCGTCGGAATCGGGTAGGAGACACCATCACTGTCGCAGCCTGGAACCACTCAGCAGGCATGGTGAGTTCCAGCCTCTCtgccctctctcttttctctctcccttttccttctttgcttttcctttttcccctctcCTCTGGCCTGTGTGACCCAGGATCCTGAGAACTGAGTAGAACTGGGTTCCTTAAAGAACTGTTGAAAAATCAGGTGGGTTTGACCTTTCTCCTAAAGAAGGTTTTTAGCAGCATGACTTTTCAAAATCCTTTTTCCAATTTGTTGTCTTCATTTTGCTCTCACATATGAAGGCGacacaaaaaggaaatatgtCTTCTCTTCGCTTGGTTTGCCAGAGCAGCTAAAGGAGCTCCCTGTAGGACCTCAGAGCAGCACGAAAAGCACAAGCAGCAGCTATAGCTGCTGGGGAGCTCTGAGCGACAGGAGGCCTGGTGCCCTTTCTGTAGAACACAGCGATGGGGAGCCAGGTCAGCAAGTTCTCGGCTGCCTCAGTTAGCAGATCTTCACAGGCTGCTGGCCTCTCAGGGATGAGGAGAGCCGGGGCTTACACTGGGCCTATTTTAGATAAGCTTATACCCAATTCCAAATGACACTTTCTTTTGACCCCCCCAGACAGCTGTCTGTCTCATATCATCAGTCTGAGGGCAGGGCTGGTTCAGTATGGCTCATTACAGCTTTGATAAATCCAGAACCACCTGCCTTATGTGAGTGTTAGGGTCGGAGTGTCAGAACAGCATCTGGAGAAGCCCTTGGGAGTGTCTTTTCAGTAAGAAACCCGTGATGATGAAAAACTCTTTGGACCTGGCCACAGTGCTCCCTTCTTTTACAAAAAGCAGATGACTATTAACTTGAAAAGCCTGTGACTCTTTACAGGGTACTTAACACTGGACAAAAGTACTTCACTACCCACTGTGTCATTCAGTCCCTTGAATATCTGCCTGGGGGCAGAtactatccccatttttcagatataGAAGCTAAGGGTCAGAAACACAAAATATCTTACCCAAGGTTACCCAGCTTAATTACTGGAAGAGCTA
Protein-coding sequences here:
- the LOC105494414 gene encoding leucine zipper protein 1, whose amino-acid sequence is MAEFTSYKETASSRHLRFKLQSLSRRLDELEEATKNLQKAEDELLDLQDKVIQAEGSNSSMLAEIEVLRQRVLRIEGKDEEIKRAEDLCRLMKEKLEEEENLTRELKSEIERLQKRMAELEKLEEAFSRSKNDCTQLCLSLNEERNLTKKISSELEMLRVKVKELESSEDRLDKTEQSLASELEKLKSLTLSFVSERKYLNEKEKENEKLIKELTQKLEQNKKMNRDYTRNASNLERNDLRIEDGISATLPSKESRRKGALDYLKQAENETRNKSENEKNLNQEDNKVKDLNQEIEKLKTQIKHFESLEEELKKMKAKNNDLQDNYLSEQNKNKLLASQLEEIKLQIKKQKELENGEVEGEDAFLSSKGRHERTKFRGHGSEAPASRHTARELSPQHKRERLRNREFALNNENCSLSNRQVSSPSFANRRAAKASHMGASTDSGTQETKKTEDRFAPGSSQSEGKKSREQPSVLSRYPPAAQEHSKAWKGTPKPGTESGLKGKVEKTTRTFSDTTHGSVPSDTLGRADKASDTSSESVFGKRGHVPGNGSQVTHAANSGSSKAIGALASSRRSSSEGFSKGKKAANGLEANTSSSNSKAPVLSKYPYSSRSQENILQGFSTSHREGVDQPAAVVMEDSSQHEALRCRVIKSSGREKPDSDDDLDIASLVTAKLVNTTITPEPEPKPQPNSREKAKARGVPRTSLFENDKDAGIENESVKSVRASTNAMELPDTNGAGVKSQRPFSPREALRSRAIIKPVIVDKDVKKIMGGSGTETTLEKQKPVSKPGPNKVTSSITIYPSDSSSPRAALGEALRERHTSTSNIQVGPAELTSFSNHVSSPFELSIHKHDITLQLAEAERMADGPLKNRPETVVSRSSIIIKPSDPVERNSHAPPAETIRWKSHSAPSEVGSSDARHVTVRNAWKSRRDLKSLEDPPTRIGKNMESANTNAYTQRSSTDFSELEQPRAYLIEQGTRRVGPSSGDAPEPSSRRTQSSLTVSEVLTRRNRVGDTITVAAWNHSAGMEEEGEDCTLSVYRQLHNSLDPSELPGKQRLPEPGRVRAEEQLRPTRPCAEEN